CGCCGAAATGAACACCACAAAGCCACAAGAGATCGCGTTCTCCAGCTGATAGAAGGTTATGTAGATGCAGAATTTTAACGAGAAATAATCCAATGTGCGTTTCACATATCCAatcattataaaagaaatataaccGAGTATccagaataaatatttattgaactgATTTGAGGCATAGGGTCTCTCAGCCGGCGAGTCTGGATATTGTTTGAGCAGTTTGTCCACATTCAGCAAATTATTGATTATGAGTATGAATTCCGCGCCGCTACTGGCACAAGTCCAAGTTATTGTAAAGTCACTGAGCATACAGAAAACCACGTCTAACAAGTTGGTAATGCCATCCGTCTTGCTTCTTATGAAGAGCAACTCCATTATTGTGGGCGACAGAAAGGCGTAGATATGCACAATGTTCAAGACAGTTTTCGTAAAAAGTATGGTCCTGTTCAGTTGAATCGAACGTCGGTTTGGCGCGGCGATCTCATAGAGACTATGTGTTGTGTAGAACGGTAGAAGACCCACGCATTGGAGCATTAAGCAAGGCCACTTCAGGTAAACCAGTATGGA
This portion of the Zeugodacus cucurbitae isolate PBARC_wt_2022May chromosome 3, idZeuCucr1.2, whole genome shotgun sequence genome encodes:
- the LOC114804093 gene encoding gustatory and pheromone receptor 32a-like, yielding MRNPNRVIHVKSVKTDKPQKPQTNSILVYLKWPCLMLQCVGLLPFYTTHSLYEIAAPNRRSIQLNRTILFTKTVLNIVHIYAFLSPTIMELLFIRSKTDGITNLLDVVFCMLSDFTITWTCASSGAEFILIINNLLNVDKLLKQYPDSPAERPYASNQFNKYLFWILGYISFIMIGYVKRTLDYFSLKFCIYITFYQLENAISCGFVVFISAFLHLLAERFRFVNRLIAQYNSKISQNKAYPTILSIDRKAITHNEANLRLFAENSTILYSLHIDLLDIYKRINNYAGLGLLIFLLYSCYGLLSCAYGCFVIDWQTADDLYYVIWTFSWIPLYMVILILLATNCAKATNEVSSCVLEV